From bacterium, a single genomic window includes:
- a CDS encoding DUF2007 domain-containing protein, with the protein MTEYIDYTAVLATSNPGDIAIIKSILDSGGITYFFQGENFNYLGYSSFVAPARLMVKKDQVEEAKEVLKGLKLSFDIINLPKNSEKSDKNSEED; encoded by the coding sequence ATGACAGAATACATTGATTACACGGCGGTTTTAGCTACTTCTAATCCCGGCGATATAGCAATAATTAAGTCTATATTAGACAGTGGCGGTATAACTTATTTTTTCCAAGGTGAAAATTTCAATTATTTGGGATATAGCTCATTCGTTGCACCTGCAAGACTTATGGTTAAGAAAGACCAGGTTGAAGAAGCAAAAGAAGTTTTAAAAGGTCTTAAACTTTCTTTTGACATAATTAATCTACCAAAGAATTCAGAAAAATCCGACAAAAATTCGGAAGAGGATTAA